One Acidobacteriota bacterium genomic region harbors:
- a CDS encoding MFS transporter, with product MKNNALKGIGINIVILGVVSFLNDVSSEMILPILPMFITALGGGGIIIGLTSGAMESVSSILKVLCGYWSDRSGRRKVFVLSGYLTSAFFKLLLSVSTVWQQVFIFSGLERVGKGLRTSPRDAIIADSMPKERGKGFGIHRAFDSAGAILGSIVAFFLIWYSGLQFKMIILIAALLAFFSVIPLWFVREPQEEKRNISLRLSLKSLPAPLKLYLNIAGLFTFANFSYMFFLLKARGSFSDEWSTSGPILLYVLFNVFYTLFAIPFGMLSDKIGRRRSLIIGYLLFALTSIGFATFSSIGAFIFLFPLYGIANAAVDGNQRAFASDLAPKELRATVLGTFHTTIGLLAIVTGFLAGIIWEKISPEGTFLYASLLALLSSLIFVATGRYFKGCEASR from the coding sequence ATGAAGAATAATGCTCTGAAAGGAATCGGGATCAATATCGTCATCCTGGGTGTGGTGAGCTTTTTGAACGATGTCAGCAGCGAGATGATTCTTCCGATTCTGCCGATGTTCATCACCGCGCTAGGCGGGGGAGGGATCATTATCGGTCTGACCAGTGGCGCCATGGAGAGCGTTTCAAGCATTCTGAAAGTGCTCTGTGGATACTGGTCGGACAGGAGCGGGAGGAGGAAGGTCTTCGTCTTATCGGGCTATCTTACATCGGCCTTCTTCAAACTCCTTCTCTCAGTCTCGACGGTCTGGCAGCAGGTCTTCATCTTTTCCGGATTGGAAAGAGTTGGCAAAGGGCTGAGGACATCACCCAGAGACGCCATCATTGCCGATTCAATGCCGAAGGAGAGGGGGAAGGGATTCGGCATCCACAGGGCATTCGACAGTGCGGGCGCAATTCTTGGTTCAATCGTGGCTTTCTTCCTCATCTGGTATTCCGGGCTGCAGTTCAAGATGATCATACTAATTGCCGCCCTGCTGGCTTTCTTCTCGGTCATCCCTCTCTGGTTCGTAAGGGAACCGCAAGAGGAAAAACGGAATATCAGTCTTAGACTAAGCCTCAAGAGCCTTCCCGCTCCTCTGAAGCTCTATCTCAACATCGCCGGTCTCTTCACTTTCGCCAATTTCAGCTACATGTTCTTCCTGTTGAAAGCAAGGGGCTCATTCAGTGATGAGTGGTCAACCAGTGGGCCGATCCTTCTTTACGTACTCTTCAACGTTTTCTACACCCTCTTCGCCATCCCTTTCGGCATGCTCTCGGATAAGATTGGTAGAAGGCGATCTCTGATCATCGGGTACCTGCTCTTTGCCCTGACTTCTATAGGTTTTGCTACGTTCAGTTCCATTGGGGCGTTTATCTTCCTCTTTCCTCTCTATGGAATTGCGAATGCAGCGGTGGATGGCAATCAGCGGGCATTCGCCTCGGATCTTGCCCCGAAAGAGCTACGCGCAACGGTCCTCGGAACCTTCCACACAACCATCGGCCTGCTCGCCATTGTTACTGGATTTCTTGCAGGGATCATATGGGAAAAAATCTCGCCCGAAGGGACTTTCCTTTACGCCAGCCTCCTGGCTCTGCTGTCGTCTCTCATTTTTGTCGCTACCGGAAGATACTTTAAAGGATGCGAAGCCTCCCGATAA